In Amycolatopsis coloradensis, one genomic interval encodes:
- a CDS encoding response regulator has translation MIGNVQRTEDRPETDRVDVAVIEDHPLYRHAVVRVLTEAEGIELGAVVDSVARFHVHPQPPGSVVLLDLGLPGIAGAAAVLQVAELGHHVLVVSAQAEPEQVLGAIAAGAKGFLSKDVDVDELLTAIRTVARGRAYVSAVVAGMIIKDNADRPAAAPDVALSAREKQVLRLVAAGERDVDIARILGIGVRTVRGYLDRIRDKLGERRRAGLVRKAIQLGLASPPEVPGPSRPVAPRADAGGFEGRR, from the coding sequence GTGATCGGGAACGTGCAGAGGACCGAAGACAGGCCGGAGACCGACCGGGTCGACGTCGCGGTGATCGAGGACCATCCGCTGTACCGGCACGCCGTGGTCCGGGTCCTCACCGAGGCCGAAGGGATCGAGCTGGGCGCCGTGGTCGATTCGGTCGCCCGGTTCCACGTCCATCCGCAGCCGCCCGGCAGCGTGGTGCTGCTCGACCTCGGCCTGCCGGGGATCGCCGGGGCGGCCGCCGTGCTCCAGGTGGCCGAACTGGGGCATCACGTGCTCGTGGTGTCCGCGCAGGCCGAGCCCGAACAGGTGCTCGGTGCGATCGCCGCCGGCGCCAAGGGTTTCCTGTCCAAGGACGTCGACGTCGACGAGCTGCTGACCGCGATCAGGACGGTCGCGCGCGGCCGGGCCTACGTTTCCGCGGTGGTGGCCGGAATGATCATCAAGGACAACGCCGACCGCCCCGCCGCGGCTCCGGACGTCGCGCTCTCCGCGCGGGAGAAGCAGGTCCTGCGGCTCGTCGCGGCGGGCGAACGCGACGTCGACATCGCCCGCATCCTGGGCATCGGAGTTCGGACGGTCCGCGGTTATCTGGACCGGATCCGTGACAAACTCGGAGAGAGAAGGCGGGCCGGTCTGGTCCGCAAGGCCATCCAGCTCGGGCTCGCGTCTCCGCCGGAGGTGCCCGGCCCGTCTCGGCCGGTCGCGCCCCGCGCCGACGCGGGCGGATTCGAAGGACGCCGGTGA
- a CDS encoding response regulator, with translation MNADEQQPKRTTPINVGVIEDHPLYRDAVARVLTEAPDIALGAVADSVARFAVQEQPPGSVVVLDLKLRGVQDAAAVLEVGQMGHKVLVVSAHAEQPEVLGAMQAGAKGFLSKDVDGDELLRAIRTIAEDNAYVSPTLAGMIIQDSEDRHAGPKIVLSEREKQVLRLVAAGERDVDVAEILNISVRTVRSYLDRIRDKTGERRRAGFVRVAIREGLLR, from the coding sequence GTGAACGCAGACGAGCAGCAGCCGAAACGCACCACGCCGATCAACGTCGGGGTGATCGAAGATCATCCGCTGTACCGGGACGCCGTCGCGCGTGTCCTCACCGAAGCGCCCGACATCGCGCTGGGCGCCGTCGCCGACTCCGTCGCGCGGTTCGCCGTCCAGGAGCAGCCGCCCGGCAGCGTCGTCGTCCTCGACCTCAAGCTGCGAGGCGTCCAGGACGCCGCCGCCGTGCTCGAAGTGGGACAGATGGGGCACAAGGTGCTCGTGGTGTCCGCGCACGCCGAGCAGCCCGAGGTACTGGGCGCCATGCAGGCCGGTGCGAAGGGCTTCCTGTCCAAGGACGTCGACGGCGACGAACTCCTGCGCGCCATCCGCACCATCGCCGAGGACAACGCGTACGTGTCGCCGACGCTGGCCGGGATGATCATCCAGGACAGCGAAGACCGCCACGCCGGGCCCAAGATCGTCCTGTCCGAGCGGGAGAAGCAGGTCCTGCGTCTGGTCGCGGCGGGCGAACGGGACGTCGACGTGGCGGAGATCCTGAACATCAGCGTGCGGACCGTGCGGTCCTATCTCGACCGGATCCGGGACAAGACCGGGGAACGGCGGCGGGCCGGATTCGTGCGGGTGGCGATCCGGGAAGGCCTGCTGCGCTAG
- a CDS encoding SMP-30/gluconolactonase/LRE family protein: protein MDMVKAHFEVLDERFARVNGDEWMQRLHTGCRWTEGPAYFPAGRYLVFSDIPNDRVLRWDETTGAVGVFREPAGFHNGHTVDRQGRLVSCEQGGRRVTRTEHDGATTVLAETYQGKRFNSPNDVVESSDGAIWFTDPSYGIDSDYEGHQAESEIGACHVYRVDPVDGAVRIVADDFSRPNGLAFSVDESLLYIADTRQKPSHIRVFSVDNGRLSGGGIFATCDAGGFDGVRVDAAGRVWAAAHDGLHCFAPDGTRIGKLRVPEICSNLTFGGPRRNDLFITASSSVYTLRVNFSGPRI, encoded by the coding sequence ATGGACATGGTCAAGGCGCACTTCGAAGTCCTCGACGAGCGGTTCGCCCGCGTCAACGGGGACGAGTGGATGCAACGACTGCACACCGGCTGCAGGTGGACCGAGGGGCCCGCCTACTTCCCCGCCGGCCGGTACCTGGTGTTCAGCGACATCCCGAACGACCGGGTCCTGCGCTGGGACGAGACCACCGGTGCGGTCGGCGTGTTCCGCGAGCCCGCCGGATTCCACAACGGGCACACCGTCGACCGCCAGGGCAGGCTCGTCAGCTGCGAGCAGGGCGGCCGCCGGGTGACGCGCACCGAACACGACGGCGCGACCACCGTCCTCGCGGAGACCTATCAGGGCAAGAGGTTCAACAGCCCCAACGACGTCGTCGAGTCCTCGGACGGCGCGATCTGGTTCACCGACCCGAGTTACGGCATCGACAGCGACTACGAAGGCCATCAGGCGGAAAGCGAGATCGGCGCCTGCCACGTCTACCGGGTCGATCCGGTGGACGGTGCGGTGCGGATCGTCGCGGACGATTTCTCGCGCCCGAACGGGCTCGCGTTCTCGGTGGACGAATCGCTGCTCTACATCGCGGACACGCGGCAGAAACCCAGCCACATCAGGGTTTTCTCGGTGGACAACGGGCGGCTTTCCGGCGGCGGAATCTTCGCCACCTGTGACGCCGGCGGCTTCGACGGCGTGCGCGTGGACGCCGCGGGCCGGGTCTGGGCCGCCGCGCACGACGGCCTGCACTGCTTCGCGCCCGACGGCACGCGGATCGGAAAGCTGCGGGTGCCGGAGATCTGTTCCAACCTGACCTTCGGCGGGCCGCGGCGGAACGATCTGTTCATCACGGCGAGCAGTTCGGTCTACACGCTGCGGGTGAACTTCTCGGGGCCACGCATTTAG
- a CDS encoding Lrp/AsnC family transcriptional regulator, which translates to MDDVDRMLLTVLQQDATQAYAALGKAVGLSAGAAHERVRKLREQGVIRRTTVDVDPAAVGRGVMAFVLVEAGSWMGDAPTKAALEALPEVVEAHIIAGPASLLVKLRTPTTEELQASLRRLYAIEGVTGTQTIVVLESFFERSVDARGDDSPAHPSPPAPSR; encoded by the coding sequence ATGGATGACGTGGATCGCATGTTGCTCACCGTGTTGCAGCAGGACGCGACTCAGGCGTACGCCGCGCTCGGCAAGGCGGTCGGCCTGTCCGCGGGCGCCGCGCACGAACGGGTCCGCAAACTACGCGAACAGGGCGTCATCCGGCGCACGACCGTCGACGTCGACCCGGCGGCGGTCGGCCGGGGAGTGATGGCGTTCGTGCTGGTCGAGGCGGGCTCGTGGATGGGCGACGCGCCGACCAAGGCCGCGCTGGAGGCGCTGCCGGAGGTCGTCGAGGCGCATATCATCGCGGGCCCGGCCTCGCTGCTGGTGAAGCTGCGCACGCCGACCACCGAGGAACTGCAGGCGTCACTGCGCAGGCTGTACGCGATCGAGGGCGTCACCGGGACGCAGACGATCGTGGTGCTCGAATCCTTCTTCGAGCGCTCCGTGGACGCTAGAGGCGACGATTCGCCAGCACACCCGTCGCCGCCCGCGCCTTCCCGCTGA
- a CDS encoding carbon-nitrogen hydrolase family protein — MPRIGLCQLTAAEDPETNLKLIREGVTAAAGEGARVVVFPEAAMARFGIPLGPVAQPLDGPWASTVAALAEEHGVVVVAGMFTPSPDGRVSNTLLVTGAGHHFGYDKIHLYDAFGFAESDTVAPGAAPATFEVDGATFGVATCYDIRFPELFRKLADDGADIVLVPTSWGAGEGKREQWEVLVRARALDSGCWVLGCGQADPATTSTPVNPKAPTGIGYSTVSDGFGRVHTQLGAGPELVVVEVDPAVSGKARAATGVLANRRL, encoded by the coding sequence GTGCCGCGAATCGGGTTGTGCCAGCTCACGGCTGCCGAGGATCCCGAGACGAACCTGAAGCTGATTCGCGAGGGCGTGACGGCCGCGGCGGGCGAAGGCGCCCGGGTCGTCGTGTTCCCGGAGGCGGCGATGGCGCGCTTCGGCATCCCGCTCGGGCCCGTCGCGCAACCTTTGGACGGACCGTGGGCGTCCACTGTGGCCGCACTCGCCGAGGAACACGGCGTCGTGGTCGTCGCGGGCATGTTCACGCCGTCACCCGACGGGCGGGTGAGCAACACCCTGCTCGTCACCGGCGCGGGGCATCACTTCGGCTACGACAAGATCCATCTGTACGACGCCTTCGGGTTCGCCGAGTCCGACACGGTCGCGCCCGGTGCCGCGCCTGCCACCTTCGAGGTCGACGGGGCCACGTTCGGCGTCGCGACCTGCTACGACATCCGCTTTCCCGAACTGTTCCGGAAGCTGGCCGACGACGGCGCCGACATCGTCCTCGTGCCGACGTCCTGGGGTGCGGGCGAGGGCAAACGCGAGCAGTGGGAGGTACTGGTGCGCGCCCGCGCGCTCGACTCCGGCTGCTGGGTGCTGGGCTGCGGGCAGGCCGATCCGGCCACGACCTCGACCCCGGTGAACCCGAAGGCGCCCACGGGGATCGGCTACTCCACGGTGTCCGACGGTTTCGGCCGCGTCCACACCCAGCTGGGCGCCGGGCCGGAACTCGTGGTCGTCGAGGTGGATCCCGCCGTCAGCGGGAAGGCGCGGGCGGCGACGGGTGTGCTGGCGAATCGTCGCCTCTAG
- the hisD gene encoding histidinol dehydrogenase: protein MLNRTDLRGQVPSVAELRRTLPRAEYDVDAALHHVRPVVEAVRDRGVEAVLEFTEKFDKVRPGGVRVAAAELTNALENLDPAVREALEESIVRARKVHGDQRRQDVTTEVVDGGTVTERWIPVDRVGLYAPGGLAVYPSTVVMNVVPAQIAGVGTLVLCSPPQAAFGGLPHPTILAAAELLGVDEVWAVGGAQAVALLAYGGTDTDGATLEPVDVVTGPGNIYLTAAKRLLRGIIGIDSEAGPTEIAILADETADPVHVAADLISQAEHDPLAASVLVTTSEELADAVDKELTGRVAATKHSERVTEALGGKQSGIILVSTVDDGIRVVDAYAAEHLEIQTADAPTVAARVRNAGAIFVGAYAPVSLGDYCAGSNHVLPTGGFARHSSGLSVQSFLKGVHVVDYSQDALREIAGRVVALANAEDLPAHGEAITARFEGERA from the coding sequence ATGCTGAACCGTACCGACCTGCGTGGACAGGTCCCGTCCGTTGCCGAGCTCAGGCGCACGCTCCCGCGTGCCGAGTACGACGTGGACGCGGCACTGCATCACGTACGGCCGGTGGTCGAGGCGGTCCGCGATCGCGGCGTCGAGGCGGTTCTCGAGTTCACCGAGAAGTTCGACAAGGTCCGTCCCGGCGGCGTCCGTGTGGCCGCCGCGGAGCTCACCAACGCGCTCGAGAACCTGGACCCGGCCGTCCGCGAGGCGCTGGAGGAGTCCATCGTCCGCGCCCGGAAGGTCCACGGCGACCAGCGCCGTCAGGACGTCACGACCGAGGTCGTCGACGGCGGCACCGTCACCGAGCGCTGGATCCCGGTGGACCGTGTCGGGCTGTACGCGCCGGGCGGGCTCGCGGTGTACCCCTCGACCGTGGTGATGAACGTCGTCCCGGCGCAGATCGCCGGCGTCGGCACGCTCGTGCTGTGCTCGCCGCCGCAGGCCGCGTTCGGCGGGCTCCCGCACCCGACGATCCTGGCCGCCGCCGAACTGCTCGGCGTCGACGAGGTCTGGGCCGTCGGCGGGGCTCAGGCCGTCGCGCTGCTCGCGTACGGTGGCACCGACACCGACGGCGCGACGCTGGAGCCGGTCGACGTCGTCACCGGTCCCGGCAACATCTACCTCACCGCGGCCAAGCGGCTGCTGCGCGGCATCATCGGTATCGACTCCGAGGCGGGCCCGACCGAGATCGCCATCCTCGCCGACGAGACCGCCGACCCGGTGCACGTCGCCGCCGACCTGATCAGCCAGGCCGAGCACGACCCGCTCGCCGCGAGCGTCCTGGTCACCACGTCCGAGGAGCTCGCGGACGCCGTCGACAAGGAGCTGACCGGCCGGGTCGCCGCGACCAAGCACTCCGAGCGAGTGACGGAGGCCTTGGGCGGCAAGCAGTCCGGCATCATCCTGGTATCCACTGTGGACGACGGGATCCGCGTCGTGGACGCGTACGCCGCGGAACACCTGGAGATCCAGACCGCGGACGCGCCGACGGTGGCGGCCCGCGTGCGCAACGCCGGCGCGATCTTCGTCGGGGCGTACGCGCCGGTCTCGCTCGGCGACTACTGCGCCGGGTCGAACCACGTCCTGCCCACCGGCGGATTCGCGCGGCACTCGTCCGGGCTTTCGGTGCAGAGCTTCCTCAAGGGCGTGCACGTCGTCGACTACAGCCAGGACGCGCTGCGCGAGATCGCCGGCCGCGTCGTCGCGCTGGCGAACGCCGAAGACCTGCCCGCGCACGGCGAAGCCATCACGGCGCGGTTCGAGGGGGAGCGGGCATGA
- a CDS encoding histidinol-phosphate transaminase, translating to MSIGEEITLGSLPLREDLRGRTPYGAPQLDVPIRLNTNENPYPPPDALVADVAEAVRAEAASLHRYPDRDAVALRQDLADYLAVSTGVLVSESNVWAANGSNEILQQILQAFGGPGRSALGFEPSYSMHPIISAGTRTDWLPVPRRDDFTLDTEKAAALVRERRPDIVFVTSPNNPTGGSIPFDELRGLLEAAPGIVVVDEAYAEFSSQPSAVELLEEYPAKLIVSRTMSKAFAFAGGRLGYLAAAPAIVDALQLVRLPYHLSKLTQAAARAALRHADATLASVAKLAAERDRVVEALLGLGFTPVPSDANFVLFGRFADAPATWRSYLDNGVLIRDVGIEGHLRVTIGTPEENDAFLEASKEVPR from the coding sequence ATGAGCATCGGCGAGGAGATCACGCTCGGCTCTCTCCCGCTGCGGGAGGACCTGCGGGGCAGGACCCCGTACGGCGCACCGCAGCTCGACGTGCCGATCCGGCTCAACACCAACGAAAACCCGTACCCGCCGCCGGACGCGCTGGTGGCCGACGTCGCCGAGGCCGTCCGCGCCGAGGCCGCTTCGCTGCACCGCTACCCGGATCGCGACGCCGTCGCGCTGCGCCAGGACCTCGCGGACTACCTCGCGGTGTCCACCGGCGTACTCGTGTCGGAGTCGAACGTGTGGGCCGCCAACGGGTCCAACGAAATCCTGCAGCAGATTTTGCAGGCCTTCGGTGGCCCCGGCCGCTCGGCGCTGGGCTTCGAGCCGTCGTACTCGATGCACCCGATCATCTCGGCGGGCACCCGCACCGACTGGCTGCCGGTGCCGCGCCGCGACGATTTCACGCTCGACACCGAGAAGGCGGCCGCGCTGGTGCGCGAACGCCGTCCGGACATCGTGTTCGTGACCAGCCCGAACAACCCGACCGGCGGGTCGATCCCGTTCGACGAGCTGCGCGGGCTGCTCGAAGCGGCGCCGGGCATCGTGGTGGTCGACGAGGCGTACGCGGAGTTCTCGTCGCAGCCGAGTGCTGTCGAGCTTCTCGAGGAGTACCCGGCGAAGCTGATCGTGTCGCGCACGATGAGCAAGGCGTTCGCCTTCGCGGGCGGGCGGCTCGGGTATCTCGCGGCGGCGCCCGCGATCGTCGACGCGCTGCAGCTGGTGCGGCTGCCGTATCACCTCTCGAAGCTCACGCAGGCCGCCGCGCGCGCCGCGCTGCGGCACGCGGACGCCACCCTCGCCTCGGTCGCCAAACTCGCGGCCGAACGCGACCGCGTGGTGGAAGCGTTGCTGGGCTTGGGATTCACGCCGGTCCCGAGCGACGCGAACTTCGTCCTCTTCGGACGGTTCGCGGACGCGCCCGCGACCTGGCGGTCCTATTTGGACAACGGTGTGCTGATCAGGGACGTCGGCATCGAGGGACACCTGCGGGTGACCATCGGGACGCCGGAAGAGAACGACGCCTTTCTCGAGGCCAGCAAGGAGGTGCCGCGATGA
- the hisB gene encoding imidazoleglycerol-phosphate dehydratase HisB, which translates to MSRVGKVDRTTKESSISVQLDLDGTGQVEIDTGVPFYDHMLTAFGVHGSLDLKVQATGDVHIDAHHTVEDTAIVLGQALRQALGDKSGIRRFGDAWIPMDETLAHAAIDVSGRPYCVHLGEPEQFTSFTIGGNYPFVLTRHVFDSLSFHAQIALHVRVLHGRDPHHIAEAEYKAVARALRAATEPDPRAGGIPSTKGVL; encoded by the coding sequence ATGAGTCGCGTCGGCAAGGTGGATCGCACCACCAAGGAATCGTCCATTTCGGTCCAGCTCGACCTGGACGGCACGGGGCAGGTGGAGATCGACACCGGTGTCCCGTTCTACGACCACATGCTCACCGCGTTCGGCGTGCACGGCTCACTCGACCTCAAGGTGCAGGCGACCGGTGACGTCCACATCGACGCGCACCACACCGTCGAGGACACCGCGATCGTGCTCGGCCAGGCGCTGCGACAGGCGCTCGGCGACAAGAGCGGCATCCGCCGCTTCGGCGACGCGTGGATCCCGATGGACGAAACCCTCGCACACGCCGCGATCGACGTTTCCGGGCGCCCGTACTGCGTGCACCTGGGCGAGCCGGAGCAGTTCACCAGCTTCACCATCGGCGGGAACTACCCGTTCGTGCTGACGCGGCACGTGTTCGACTCGCTGTCGTTTCACGCGCAGATCGCGCTGCACGTCCGGGTGCTGCACGGCCGGGACCCGCACCACATCGCGGAGGCCGAGTACAAGGCCGTCGCGCGGGCGCTGCGCGCCGCCACCGAACCGGACCCGCGGGCGGGCGGCATCCCGTCGACGAAGGGCGTCCTCTAA
- a CDS encoding dihydrofolate reductase family protein — translation MRKLKIIEHISLDGVIQHSADENGFPYSGWNMPYRTPAGREALLAAHTESFDLLLGRRTYDLWSEYWPDAPSDPFADRLKAATKYVVTHRPESLKWGPFEGVGPDIVEGVRRVKAQDGPDLILSGSSTLTSTLLESGLADEVVLAVYPLLLGAGKRFFAEGTPAQTLDFVGSTTTPSGVQLNTYKPTGRI, via the coding sequence ATGAGAAAGCTCAAGATCATCGAGCACATCTCGCTCGACGGCGTGATCCAGCATTCCGCCGACGAGAACGGCTTCCCGTACAGCGGCTGGAACATGCCCTACCGAACCCCCGCCGGCCGGGAAGCCCTCCTGGCTGCGCACACCGAAAGCTTCGACCTGCTGCTCGGCCGCCGCACCTACGACCTCTGGTCGGAATACTGGCCGGATGCGCCGAGCGACCCGTTCGCGGACCGGCTCAAGGCGGCGACGAAATACGTCGTCACCCATCGGCCGGAAAGCCTGAAATGGGGCCCGTTCGAGGGAGTCGGCCCGGACATCGTCGAAGGCGTCCGCCGTGTCAAGGCACAGGACGGCCCGGACCTCATCCTCTCGGGCAGCTCCACGCTGACGTCGACGCTGCTCGAAAGCGGGCTCGCGGACGAAGTCGTGCTGGCCGTCTATCCGCTCCTTTTGGGTGCAGGCAAGCGTTTCTTCGCCGAAGGAACGCCTGCCCAGACCCTGGACTTCGTCGGCTCCACGACGACCCCGTCCGGCGTCCAGCTCAATACCTACAAGCCCACCGGACGCATTTAA
- a CDS encoding SRPBCC domain-containing protein, with product MPITSVTKQPEKLSLTVVADFPVPRKRLWDAWADPRQLERFWGPPFAPATFTHHDFRTGGRAEYYLSGPNGEKWADSWQFTAVNPIDSFEVLDGDDNADAENMPTSMTFTFEATPTGSRLVHVTRFSSVEAMEKTIPGMEEGFRAAMPQLDALLEA from the coding sequence ATGCCGATCACCTCCGTCACCAAGCAGCCCGAAAAGCTCAGTCTCACCGTCGTGGCGGACTTTCCCGTCCCGAGGAAACGGCTTTGGGACGCCTGGGCCGATCCACGACAACTCGAACGCTTCTGGGGGCCACCCTTCGCACCCGCCACGTTCACCCATCACGATTTCCGGACCGGCGGCCGCGCCGAGTACTACCTGTCCGGGCCGAACGGCGAAAAGTGGGCCGACTCCTGGCAGTTCACCGCGGTGAACCCCATCGACTCGTTCGAGGTGCTCGACGGTGATGACAACGCCGACGCCGAGAACATGCCCACCTCGATGACTTTCACCTTCGAGGCGACACCGACGGGGTCACGGCTGGTCCACGTCACCCGGTTCTCCAGTGTCGAAGCGATGGAGAAGACGATCCCGGGGATGGAAGAGGGCTTCCGCGCCGCGATGCCCCAACTCGACGCACTACTGGAGGCGTGA
- a CDS encoding metalloregulator ArsR/SmtB family transcription factor, with translation MVALREESEESLNRLFRALADGTRRDILARAIAEAPSVSELAARYEMSFAAVQKHVAVLQRAGLVRKRANGREQLVSTDRERLQRASELLDSYEVLWRQRVAQLDDVLREGE, from the coding sequence ATGGTTGCACTTCGAGAGGAGAGCGAGGAGTCGCTCAACCGGCTCTTCCGCGCCTTGGCCGACGGCACCCGCCGCGACATCCTGGCGCGGGCGATCGCGGAAGCGCCGTCGGTGTCCGAACTCGCCGCGCGCTACGAGATGAGCTTCGCCGCCGTGCAGAAACACGTCGCCGTGCTCCAGCGCGCGGGTCTCGTGCGGAAGCGCGCCAACGGCCGCGAACAACTGGTCTCGACCGACCGCGAGCGGCTCCAGCGCGCCAGCGAGCTTCTCGACTCCTACGAAGTCCTTTGGCGCCAGCGGGTGGCGCAGCTCGACGATGTCCTGCGAGAAGGGGAATGA
- a CDS encoding MMPL family transporter: MASFLYRLGRFSFRRRALVTAVWAAVLVALGAGALTLSGQLSNSVTIPGTESQKAIDQLADRFPEAAAGGATARVVISTPGDITDAGGQAAIARLVTGLKDAPKVAGVVDPLQVQAISPDKHVALAQVSYRVPGFELTDADRDGLMAAADSAKAAGYTVEFGGDAVQAMPATNATEGLGVAVAAVVLIITFGSLLAAGIPLLTALIGVGIGMAGITTASGFLELNTNTPVLALMIGLAVGIDYALFIVSRYRHELTIGRDPEEAAGRATGTAGSAVVFAGLTVIIALAGLTVVGIPFLGEMGIAAAITVAIAVVIALTLLPAVLGFAGGKLAGGKIRLRRKENATTHGERWARFVARRRIPVLIAAIAGLAIVAIPAASMQLGLPNDSTAAPDTTQRKAYDTVARSFGEGANGPLVIVVDLSASTDRQSALQQAAAGIGGLPERPIVTPPKINRDGDLALLTVIPKSGPSSTATEDLVSDIRGLNAGLGTATGASLAVTGQTAANIDVSEKLADAMLPYLALIVGLAFLLLMLVFRSIVVPLKATLGFLGSVVATFGAVVAVFQWGWLTDLLGVKTTGPIMSMLPILLIGVLFGLAMDYQVFLVTRMREEYVHGADPQQAMVTGFRHGSRVVVAAALIMISVFAGFVLAESSLIQSIGFALAFGVLVDAFVIRMTIVPALMSLLGRGAWWLPKWLDRVLPDVDVEGEKLAKQLDAPDERELVRS; encoded by the coding sequence GTGGCCAGCTTCCTGTACCGCCTGGGCCGGTTCTCGTTCCGGCGCCGGGCACTGGTGACGGCGGTGTGGGCCGCCGTCCTGGTGGCCCTCGGCGCGGGCGCGCTGACCCTGTCCGGCCAGCTTTCGAACTCGGTGACCATCCCCGGCACCGAGTCGCAGAAGGCGATCGACCAGCTCGCCGACCGGTTCCCGGAAGCCGCCGCCGGTGGCGCGACGGCGCGCGTCGTCATCTCGACGCCCGGTGACATCACCGACGCCGGTGGGCAGGCGGCGATCGCCCGTCTCGTCACCGGGCTCAAGGACGCGCCGAAGGTCGCCGGCGTGGTCGACCCGTTGCAGGTGCAGGCGATCTCGCCCGACAAGCATGTGGCGCTGGCGCAGGTCAGCTATCGCGTGCCGGGCTTCGAGCTCACCGACGCCGACCGCGACGGCCTGATGGCCGCCGCCGATTCCGCCAAGGCGGCCGGGTACACCGTCGAATTCGGCGGTGACGCCGTGCAGGCGATGCCCGCCACGAACGCCACCGAAGGCCTCGGTGTCGCGGTCGCCGCCGTCGTCCTGATCATCACCTTCGGCTCGCTGCTCGCGGCCGGGATCCCGCTGCTGACCGCGCTCATCGGCGTCGGCATCGGCATGGCGGGCATCACGACGGCGTCCGGTTTCCTCGAACTGAACACGAACACGCCGGTGCTCGCGCTGATGATCGGCCTCGCCGTCGGTATCGACTACGCGCTCTTCATCGTTTCCCGCTATCGGCACGAACTCACGATCGGCCGAGATCCGGAGGAAGCCGCCGGACGCGCCACCGGCACGGCGGGCTCCGCCGTGGTGTTCGCCGGGCTGACCGTGATCATCGCGCTGGCGGGCCTGACCGTCGTCGGCATCCCGTTCCTCGGCGAGATGGGCATCGCCGCGGCGATCACCGTCGCCATCGCGGTCGTCATCGCGCTCACCCTGCTGCCCGCCGTGCTCGGCTTCGCGGGCGGCAAACTGGCGGGCGGCAAGATCCGCTTGCGCCGCAAGGAAAACGCGACGACACACGGCGAGCGCTGGGCACGTTTCGTGGCCCGCCGCCGGATCCCGGTGCTGATCGCCGCGATCGCCGGCCTCGCGATCGTCGCCATCCCGGCCGCGAGCATGCAGCTCGGCCTGCCGAACGACAGCACCGCCGCGCCGGACACCACCCAGCGCAAGGCCTACGACACCGTCGCCCGCAGCTTCGGCGAGGGCGCCAACGGGCCGCTGGTGATCGTCGTCGACCTGAGCGCCAGCACCGACCGGCAGTCCGCGCTCCAGCAGGCGGCCGCGGGGATCGGCGGGCTCCCCGAACGCCCGATCGTCACGCCGCCGAAGATCAACCGGGACGGTGACCTGGCGCTGCTGACCGTCATCCCGAAGAGCGGCCCCAGCAGCACCGCGACCGAAGACCTGGTCAGCGACATCCGCGGCCTGAACGCGGGGCTGGGCACGGCCACCGGCGCGTCGCTGGCGGTGACCGGCCAGACCGCGGCCAACATCGACGTCTCGGAGAAACTCGCCGACGCGATGCTGCCCTATCTCGCGCTGATCGTCGGGCTCGCGTTCCTGCTGCTGATGCTGGTGTTCCGCTCGATCGTGGTCCCGCTGAAGGCGACGCTGGGCTTCCTCGGCTCCGTGGTCGCGACGTTCGGCGCCGTGGTGGCGGTGTTCCAGTGGGGCTGGCTCACCGACCTGCTCGGGGTGAAGACGACCGGGCCGATCATGAGCATGCTGCCGATCCTGCTGATCGGTGTGCTGTTCGGGCTCGCGATGGACTACCAGGTGTTCCTGGTGACCCGGATGCGAGAGGAGTACGTCCACGGCGCCGACCCGCAGCAGGCGATGGTCACCGGCTTCAGGCATGGCTCCCGCGTCGTGGTCGCCGCCGCGCTGATCATGATCAGCGTGTTCGCCGGGTTCGTCCTCGCGGAGTCGTCGCTGATCCAGTCGATCGGGTTCGCGCTGGCCTTCGGGGTGCTGGTGGACGCCTTCGTGATCCGGATGACCATCGTGCCGGCGCTGATGTCGCTACTCGGACGCGGTGCCTGGTGGCTGCCGAAGTGGCTGGATCGCGTGCTGCCCGATGTGGACGTCGAAGGCGAGAAGCTCGCGAAGCAGCTGGACGCTCCTGACGAGCGGGAGCTGGTCCGGAGCTGA